The following coding sequences lie in one Aspergillus puulaauensis MK2 DNA, chromosome 3, nearly complete sequence genomic window:
- a CDS encoding quinone oxidoreductase family protein (COG:Q;~EggNog:ENOG410PFIW;~InterPro:IPR013154,IPR013149,IPR036291,IPR011032, IPR020843,IPR002364;~PFAM:PF00107,PF08240,PF13602;~SMCOG1028:crotonyl-CoA reductase / alcohol dehydrogenase;~antiSMASH:Cluster_3.1;~go_function: GO:0008270 - zinc ion binding [Evidence IEA];~go_function: GO:0016491 - oxidoreductase activity [Evidence IEA];~go_process: GO:0055114 - oxidation-reduction process [Evidence IEA]), producing the protein MDTLPQSMKAAVFDKHGDFSVLRLDEQHPLPTVNETDVLVKVHYAGVNFVDIYQRSGLYPVKLPLQVGREGAGTIVKIGCKVPPSYGIQVGDRVAVFTQGTTAEYVSAPSESVMVLPPLVSIRQGAALMLQGLTAWTIVQDAHKVEQGEMILIQAAAGGTGGMLVQMCKHLGATVIGTVSTPNKADIAKKHGCDHIILYKDNDVQEEVMKLTGNKGCHAVLSGVGEATFPQDLACTRRKGTLVSYGNSSGAVSSFRVLDLSKRNVKLVRPTLANYITERDEFVLRSQQLLDLVGSGVVRPEFGGEYRLEEVGKAQDDLTTQKTTGKLLIRIQTEQ; encoded by the coding sequence ATGGACACACTTCCACAATCCATGAAAGCGGCAGTCTTTGACAAGCATGGCGACTTCTCTGTCCTTCGCCTAGACGAACAGCATCCTCTCCCGACCGTAAATGAGACGGACGTCCTGGTAAAGGTCCATTATGCCGGGGTAAACTTTGTCGATATATACCAGCGCAGTGGCCTCTACCCGGTCAAGCTACCTCTGCAGGTCGGCCGTGAAGGAGCCGGCACCATTGTTAAGATTGGTTGCAAAGTGCCTCCGTCATATGGCATCCAGGTTGGGGACCGAGTGGCAGTCTTCACCCAAGGAACCACAGCAGAATACGTCTCTGCGCCCTCAGAGAGCGTCATGGTTTTGCCTCCATTGGTATCAATAAGGCAAGGTGCTGCGCTCATGCTTCAGGGGCTGACGGCGTGGACTATCGTTCAAGATGCCCACAAGGTCGAGCAGGGAGAGATGATTCTTATCCAAGCGGCAGCCGGAGGCACAGGCGGTATGCTGGTGCAAATGTGCAAGCACCTCGGAGCAACTGTGATCGGTACTGTGTCGACGCCGAACAAGGCAGACATTGCGAAGAAACACGGATGCGATCATATTATTCTATACAAGGATAACGATGTTCAGGAGGAGGTGATGAAGCTGACGGGCAATAAGGGCTGTCATGCGGTCCTCAGTGGAGTTGGAGAGGCTACGTTTCCCCAAGACCTGGCCTGTACGAGGAGAAAGGGGACTCTGGTTTCGTATGGCAACAGCAGTGGCGCTGTATCTAGTTTCCGAGTCCTGGATTTGAGCAAGAGAAATGTCAAGCTTGTGCGACCAACTCTGGCGAACTATATTACTGAAAGGGATGAGTTTGTCCTTCGATCACAGCAGCTACTTGACCTGGTTGGATCTGGAGTCGTGCGGCCAGAGTTTGGTGGTGAATATCGCTTGGAAGAGGTGGGGAAGGCCCAGGACGACCTTACGACGCAGAAGACAACCGGAAAACTGCTCATCAGAATACAAACTgaacaataa
- a CDS encoding uncharacterized protein (COG:E;~EggNog:ENOG410QDM5;~InterPro:IPR004840,IPR004841;~PFAM:PF13520,PF00324;~SMCOG1038:phenylalanine-specific permease;~TransMembrane:12 (i48-69o75-92i129-151o157-178i190-210o237-261i273-296o316-344i376-396o402-426i451-471o483-502i);~antiSMASH:Cluster_3.1;~go_component: GO:0016020 - membrane [Evidence IEA];~go_component: GO:0016021 - integral component of membrane [Evidence IEA];~go_process: GO:0006865 - amino acid transport [Evidence IEA];~go_process: GO:0055085 - transmembrane transport [Evidence IEA]) → MTGNNGSESIDLAELGSPSTTENPVKAKVEDLREGNQSVKRGLKSRHFTLMAFGSAVGTGLFLAIGEALSRGGPLSVFLSYSITSLAVYATMQCLGEMGTWMPVAGAIPTYCSRFVDDALGFAVGWNVWYANAMVVCAEASAAALVIEYWTTSVNPAVWITIIIIVVVLLNIIVVSIFGEAEFIFSIIKLSTMIGLLILSLVIDLGGAPGQDRLGFHYWMHPGAMREYIGTGPTGRFAGWFSTVVAAAFAFGGSEGIIAAAGEAQNPRKNIPMAIRIIFFRILLFYVLGSLAVGLIVPYNDSKLLHGGAGAAASPWVIGIVNAGIPVLPSILNAVILVSAISVANNMLFNASRYLYSLAQCGQAPRFLLRCSSRGIPYYAVGVTSSVSLLTYMSVSNGAGKVFLWFMNITTFSSFLTWMTIALSYIRFRAAIIAQGIGLDLLPFRTPFQPYAAYFSLVYFGFVALGNGFAVFTDGNWSTSDFIAAYIGLPIYICLFVFWKVFKKTRFVRARAADLSVPGGTVVHGGLDLENAEIAQTEAMKER, encoded by the exons ATGACAGGTAACAATGGAAGCGAGTCCATCGATCTGGCCGAACTTGGTTCCCCGTCAACGACAGAGAATCCAGTGAAGGCGAAGGTTGAAGATTTGCGTGAAGGGAACCAGTCAGTTAAGAGAGG GCTCAAATCCCGGCATTTTACACTCATGGCGTTTGGGAGTGCGGTTGGCACCGGGCTCTTCCTGGCCATCGGCGAGGCACTCAGTCGTGGAGGTCCATTGTCCGTGTTTCTGTCCTATTCGATTACTTCGCTGGCAGTCTATGCAACG ATGCAATGTTTAGGAGAGATGGGTACTTGGATGCCCGTTGCGGGGGCCATTCCAACCTATTGTTCTCGGTTTGTGGACGATGCTCTAGGGTTCGCAGTAGGTTGGAAT GTCTGGTACGCCAACGCGATGGTCGTCTGTGCTGAGGCGTCTGCCGCGGCTCTTGTGATTGAATACTGGACCACTTCGGTGAACCCGGCCGTCTGGATAACAATCATCATTATAGTTGTGGTCCTGCTCAACATCATTGTCGTATCCATATTTGGCGAGGCGGAGTTTATATTCagtattattaaactatCAACGATGATAGGGCTGCTCATTCTGTCACTGGTCATCGACCTTGGTGGCGCTCCGGGCCAGGACCGACTAGGGTTCCACTACTGGATGCACCCAGGTGCGATGAGAGAATACATAGGAACTGGCCCTACTGGGAGATTTGCAGGTTGGTTTTCAACTGTGGTCGCCGCTGCGTTTGCGTTTGGCGGCTCCGAGGGCATTATCGCGGCTGCTGGTGAGGCCCAAAACCCACGGAAGAATATACCAATGGCAATacgcatcatcttcttcagaaTCCTACTGTTCTATGTGCTGGGATCATTGGCAGTTGGACTAATCGTTCCCTACAATGACTCCAAGTTGTTACACGGTGGCGCTGGTGCGGCTGCTTCGCCGTGGGTTATCGGCATTGTCAACGCCGGAATACCAGTGCTGCCGTCAATTCTGAATGCGGTTATTCTGGTCTCAGCGATTTCAGTTGCTAATAACATGCTTTTTAATGCCTCTCGTTATTTATATTCTCTCGCACAATGTGGCCAGGCACCGCGGTTCCTTCTGCGCTGTTCATCAAG GGGAATCCCATACTACGCTGTTGGCGTAACATCGTCCGTGTCTCTGCTCACCTACATGTCCGTCTCCAACGGCGCAGGCAAGGTCTTCCTGTGGTTCATGAACATCACAACATTCAGCAGTTTCTTGACTTGGATGACTATCGCCCTATCATATATTCGTTTCCGGGCAGCCATTATTGCCCAGGGCATTGGGCTCGATTTGCTCCCGTTCCGGACTCCTTTCCAGCCCTATGCCGCCTACTTTAGCCTTGTGTATTTCGGCTTTGTTGCCCTGGGAAATGGATTCGCTGTCTTCACAGATGGGAACTGGTCGACCTCGGATTTTATCGCAGCCTACATTGGTTTACCAATCTACATCTgtctcttcgtcttctggAAAGTCTTCAAGAAAACCAGGTTTGTCCGGGCTCGCGCCGCCGACCTTTCGGTGCCTGGAGGAACGGTTGTTCATGGGGGATTGGACTTGGAAAACGCGGAAATTGCCCAGACAGAGGCCATGAAGGAGAGATAA
- a CDS encoding arylsulfatase (COG:P;~EggNog:ENOG410PFR8;~InterPro:IPR017850,IPR000917,IPR024607;~PFAM:PF00884;~antiSMASH:Cluster_3.1;~go_function: GO:0003824 - catalytic activity [Evidence IEA];~go_function: GO:0008484 - sulfuric ester hydrolase activity [Evidence IEA]), whose amino-acid sequence MAKQPNFLVIVADDLGFSDTGCFGGEIKTPNIDSLVNGGIRFTDFHAAAACSPTRAMLLSGTDNHIAGIGTMAEMWSENQKGKPGYEGYLNDRVVPVSELLQSAGYHTMLSGKWHLGLTPDRWPSRRGFDRSFSLLPGAANHYAWEPQLQADKKAPDILGEINAFYVEDDTQVEPHELGEDFYSSEAFATKLIEYLDERDSKQREKPFFAYLAFSAPHWPLQAPESDIQDYRGVYDEGPEVLRQTRLKSLKSLGLIPEHAIPHDVVAIGGHDLSKDWESLDSTKRQFSSRTMECFAGMVQNMDQQIGRVLQYLRSKGELDNTFILFMSDNGAEGLLLEAIPIIKGDVHEHIANYYDNSLDNLGKKDSFVWYGPYWASAATAPGRLYKSFTTEGGVRVPLVLNYPPLTRDIPNINHAFATVMDIAPTVLELAGVEHPGTTYCGRTVAPIRGRSWVPHLAGQTGNIHPDDMAMGWELFGRQAIRKGRFKAVYIPKPYGPEEWQLYDLKSDPGERVDLAGRKPEILADLMEEWEKYVHEVGLIVGSAQPFYEVDQDVHSVQG is encoded by the exons ATGGCAAAACAGCCTAATTTCCTCGTTATTGTTGCTGATGACCTTGGCTTTTCTGATACTGGGTGCTTTGGCGGGGAAATCAAGACTCCGAATATCGACAGTCTGGTGAACGGAGGTATTCGGTTCACTGACTTTCATGCTGCGGCAGCATGCTCGCCTACTCGAGCCATGCTCCTGAGTGGAACAGATAACC ATATCGCCGGGATTGGGACAATGGCTGAAATGTGGTCTGAGAATCAAAAAGGAAAACCTGGCTATGAGGGTTACCTGAATGACCGAGTAGTGCCTGTCTCAGAGTTGCTTCAATCTGCCGGATATCATACCATGCTGTCAGGGAAATGGCATCTTGGTCTAACTCCTGATCGATGGCCAAGCCGAAGAGGCTTCGATCGATCTTTTTCACTTCTCCCA GGAGCTGCAAATCATTATGCCTGGGAACCCCAATTACAAGCGGACAAAAAAGCTCCGGATATCCTGGGAGAAATAAATGCATTCTATGTGGAAGACGATACGCAGGTTGAGCCCCACGAACTGGGAGAGGATTTCTATTCCTCTGAGGCGTTTGCAACGAAGCTTATCGAGTACCTCGATGAACGAGATTCAAAGCAAAGGGAGAAACCATTCTTCGCATATCTCGCGTTTTCCGCACCTCATTGGCCATTGCAAGCACCAGAAAGCGATATTCAGGATTATCGAGGCGTTTATGATGAGGGACCTGAAGTGCTCCGCCAAACTCGCCTTAAAAGTCTCAAGAGCCTCGGTCTGATTCCTGAACATGCGATTCCGCATGACGTTGTGGCAATCGGAGGTCATGATCTTTCTAAAGACTGGGAATCACTTGACTCAACAAAACGACAATTCTCTTCTCGGACAATGGAGTGTTTTGCAGGTATGGTTCAAAACATGGACCAACAAATTGGACGTGTCTTGCAGTACCTCCGCAGCAAAGGGGAATTGGACAACAcatttatattatttatgTCAGACAATGGCGCAGAGGGTCTTTTGCTAGAAGCCATTCCCATAATCAAGGGAGATGTCCACGAGCATATTGCGAACTACTATGATAACTCGTTGGATAACTTGGGTAAGAAAGATTCCTTTGTCTGGTACGGTCCATACTGGGCGTCTGCTGCGACTGCACCAGGCCGTCTGTATAAGTCATTTACTACAGAGGGCGGGGTTCGCGTTCCACTTGTTTTGAATTATCCACCGTTGACGAGAGATATACCGAACATCAACCACGCTTTTGCGACCGTCATGGATATCGCCCCCACTGTGCTTGAACTTGCCGGGGTGGAACATCCAGGAACAACTTACTGCGGCCGCACAGTCGCACCAATCCGTGGCAGGTCTTGGGTTCCTCATCTCGCAGGGCAGACAGGCAATATTCATCCTGACGATATGGCCATGGGATGGGAGCTCTTTGGGAGACAAGCTATTCGGAAGGGAAGATTCAAAGCGGTGTATATACCCAAGCCATATGGGCCCGAGGAATGGCAACTGTATGATCTGAAGAGTGATCCTGGTGAACGAGTCGACTTGGCAGGTCGAAAGCCAGAAATTCTAGCAGACTTGAtggaggaatgggagaaATATGTGCATGAGGTTGGATTAATTGTGGGATCTGCACAGCCATTTTACGAAGTGGACCAGGACGTTCATTCTGTACAGGGAtag
- the BNA1_2 gene encoding 3-hydroxyanthranilate 3,4-dioxygenase (COG:E;~EggNog:ENOG410PKSR;~InterPro:IPR014710,IPR011051,IPR010329;~PFAM:PF06052;~antiSMASH:Cluster_3.1;~go_function: GO:0000334 - 3-hydroxyanthranilate 3,4-dioxygenase activity [Evidence IEA];~go_function: GO:0005506 - iron ion binding [Evidence IEA];~go_process: GO:0055114 - oxidation-reduction process [Evidence IEA]), with translation MTATNGFPIPGPLHFTAWLDKNAASLQPPVNNKCLYSGDDFILMAVGGPNTRNDYHINQTEEWFYQIKGDMLLKIVENGHQFRDIAIKEGEMFLLPGNVPHSPRRQRNTIGLVMERNRPAGSIDRLRWYCENEKEHGKIPTIIREEKFYCENMETQLKDVIEDWMRNERSRECKSCGSIAAAQ, from the exons ATGACTGCGACCAACGGTTTTCCCATCCCTGGGCCCCTGCATTTCACTGCTTGGCTGGATAAAAATGCCGCCAGTCTTCAGCCGCCCGTGAACAACAAATGCCTGTATTCCGGTGACGACTTTATACTGATGGCAGTCGGCGGCCCAAACACGAGGAACGACTATCATA TCAACCAAACAGAG GAATGGTTTTACCAGATTAAAGGCGACATGCTTCTCAAAATAGTGGAAAATGGTCATCAATTCCGGGACATCGCCATCAAAGAGGGCGAGATGTTTCTCTTGCCAG GCAACGTACCACACTCTCCCCGCCGCCAGAGAAATACAATCGGCCTGGTTATGGAAAGGAACCGCCCCGCAGGAAGCATCGATCGCCTACGGTGGTACTGCGAGAACGAAAAGGAACATGGTAAAATACCTACCATTATCCGTGAAGAGAAATTCTACTGTGAGAATATGGAAACGCAGCTCAAAGACGTAATTGAGGATTGGATGAGAAACGAGAGAAGTCGTGAGTGCAAGTCATGCGGCAGTATTGCCGCAGCACAATAA
- a CDS encoding amidohydrolase family protein (COG:E;~EggNog:ENOG410Q2DF;~InterPro:IPR006680,IPR032466,IPR032465;~PFAM:PF04909;~antiSMASH:Cluster_3.1;~go_function: GO:0016787 - hydrolase activity [Evidence IEA];~go_function: GO:0016831 - carboxy-lyase activity [Evidence IEA]): MTTSCGCLCGASGHGSHGIESTPPSMRIDVHTHIMPSELPSFTLLDDDVPSNESQEWITLRPHNEQGPGANGINGSKAPKRVDMYVGDRFFRTVEANCYDPEARLKDMDETGIDVQVLSTVPILFSYDKPAKQAASMARYLNDHIASVCHKYPTRFIGLATVPLQDVAASIAELRRSKEELGLKGVEIGAEINGRSLDSTEFEPFWTACEDLDYPIFVHPLGYEWERENKSRWQPYWSAWLVGMPSETALAMHAILSSGVLVSHPKLRFCFAHAGGSYLPLLGRIQHGYNCRPDLVAHSARGVLPADFFKQHQANIWLDSLMHDPDLVEYICRKIGVGRIVLGSDYPFPLGEMPQPGELLSTDSQIQKFLCTKSKERIMAKNVLEFLGIDKIPA; encoded by the exons ATGACGACCTCTTGTGGCTGCCTTTGCGGCGCCTCGGGCCATGGCTCCCATGGCATAGAGTCCACGCCTCCATCTATGCGCATCGACGTCCACACCCACATCATGCCTTCTGAGCTGCCGAGCTTCACCCTCTTGGATGACGATGTTCCCAGCAATGAAAGTCAAGAATGGATCACGTTGAGACCACACAACGAACAAGGCCCTGGGGCAAACGGAATCAATGGCTCAAAAGCACCGAAGAGAGTCGACATGTACGTCGGCGACCGGTTCTTTAGAACAGTAGAAGCCAACTGCTACGACCCCGAGGCGCGACTgaaggacatggacgagACCGGAATCGATGTGCAAGTGCTGAGCACTGTTCCAATTCTGTTTTCCTATGATAAGCCGGCGAAACAGGCCGCGTCTATGGCCCGATATCTCAATGATCACATCGCTTCAGTATGTCACAAATATCCCACGCGGTTCATCGGCCTAGCGACAGTCCCTTTGCAAGATGTTGCGGCGTCAATCGCGGAATTGCGACGTTCAAAAGAGGAACTGGGGTTAAAGGGCGTTGAGATTGGAGCTGAGATCAATGGACGCAGCCTGGACAGTACGGAGTTCGAACCATTCTGGACGGCATGCGAGGACCTGGATTATCCTATCTTTGTGCACCCTTTGGGATACGAATGGGAAAGGGAGAATAAGAGCCGGTGGCAGCCGTATTGGTCTGCGTGGTTGGTAGGAAT GCCGAGTGAGACCGCTCTCGCCATGCACGCAATCCTCTCATCCGGCGTGTTAGTTTCCCACCCAAAGCTACGTTTCTGCTTTGCGCATGCTGGTGGAAGCTATCTACCTTTGCTAGGCCGCATTCAACACGGCTATAACTGTCGGCCGGACCTTGTGGCGCATAGCGCGCGGGGCGTCTTGCCAGCGGACTTCTTTAAGCAACACCAGGCCAACATCTGGCTGGACAGCCTGATGCACGACCCTGACCTCGTAGAGTATATCTGCAGGAAAATCGGCGTTGGAAGGATTGTTCTGGGCAGCGACTATCCGTTTCCCCTGGGGGAGATGCCGCAGCCTGGGGAGCTACTATCTACAGACTCACAGATTCAGAAATTCCTGTGCACAAAGAGCAAGGAGCGCATCATGGCGAAGAATGTATTAGAATTTCTAGGCATAGATAAGATACCTGCGTGA
- a CDS encoding aldehyde dehydrogenase (COG:C;~EggNog:ENOG410PINR;~InterPro:IPR015590,IPR029510,IPR016160,IPR016161, IPR016162,IPR016163;~PFAM:PF00171;~SMCOG1017:aldehyde dehydrogenase;~antiSMASH:Cluster_3.1;~go_function: GO:0016491 - oxidoreductase activity [Evidence IEA];~go_function: GO:0016620 - oxidoreductase activity, acting on the aldehyde or oxo group of donors, NAD or NADP as acceptor [Evidence IEA];~go_process: GO:0055114 - oxidation-reduction process [Evidence IEA]): protein MEALTTLWQLNTEQKAHEFLDSQRDPIRISNFVGNEFVPCTTSNKWVDSFDPRSGKVLAQVPLGALVDVEMAVEAATKAFPSWSRTSRKSRSQMLQRIASIISEEKELFAVWESIDQGKTLSRARVEVERAIDNFNYFATYILHEEHASRYVDGPTSVLTYEHRSPVGVFGLITPWNMPLYLLTWKIAPCLAFGCVGIAKPSEVTSMTAFLLAEVFRKAELPPGVINIVFGDGPGVGSALVRSARVRGVSFTGGPATGARIRRDTAGDIGKHVSLELGGKNPVLVFDDVDIPNAVRLAARAAFENSGQICLCGSRVYVHRYIYDSFMSAFVAYVEKNYRLGDTMGPVASLPHYSKIRSYLLQAQAESAQFHTGGIPCEEPQGYWIPPVVLSGLDTKSRVVSEEIFGPVVTVSAFDSEDEAVSLANDNINGLACIVMTNNVSRMRRVGERIDAGLVWVNCWLVRELGTAFGGVKASGVGREGGAHSRDVFTNLRTLHVPSSW, encoded by the exons ATGGAGGCTCTTACCACTCTATGGCAGCTCAACACCGAGCAAAAGGCCCACGAATTCTTGGACAGCCAGCGCGACCCGATCCGTATTAGCAATTTTGTGGGCAATGAATTCGTACCTTGCACGACGTCGAATAAATGGGTAGATTCATTTGACCCTAGAAGCGGAAAGGTATTGGCCCAAGTTCCTCTGGGCGCTTTAGTGGACGTGGAAATGGCTGTCGAGGCCGCCACGAAAGCGTTCCCTTCGTGGTCGCGGACGTCGCGAAAGTCAAGGTCTCAGATGCTGCAAAGAATCGCCAGCATTATCAGCGAGGAAAAAGAGCTTTTTGCGGTCTGGGAGAGCATTGACCAAGGGAAGACTCTCTCACGGGCGAGAGTTGAGGTCGAGAGAGCGATTGATAACTTCAA TTACTTTGCTACATATATCCTGCACGAAGAACATGCCTCTCGGTATGTCGATGGACCGACCTCAGTCTTGACGTACGAGCATCGATCTCCCGTGGGCGTCTTTGGGCTCATCACCCCATGGAACATGCCCCTCTATCTTTTGACCTGGAAAATTGCACCTTGTCTCGCCTTTGGCTGTGTAGGAATTGCAAAGCCAAGTGAGGTGACTAGTATGACCGCATTCC TTTTGGCAGAGGTGTTTAGGAAGGCGGAACTGCCTCCTGGGGTGATTAACATCGTTTTTGGTGATGGGCCCGGCGTCGGTTCAGCGCTGGTACGCTCCGCTCGCGTTCGTGGTGTGTCATTCACTGGCGGCCCAGCCACAGGCGCCCGTATCAGACGGGACACTGCTGGTGATATTGGGAAGCACGTATCGCTAGAGCTGGGTGGCAAGAACCCAGTATTAGTCTTTGACGACGTCGATATACCTAACGCTGTGCGGTTAGCAGCTCGCGCGGCTTTTGAGAATAGTGGCCAGATTTGCCTCTGCGGGTCTCGTGTCTACGTCCATCGTTATATCTATGATAGCTTTATGTCCGCATTTGTTGCATATGTTGAGAAGAATTATCGACTAGGAGACACGATGGGACCTGTTGCTTCTCTGCCGCATTACAGCAAGATCAGGTCCTATCTTCTCCAGGCCCAAGCGGAATCCGCACAATTCCACACTGGAGGCATCCCTTGTGAAGAGCCGCAAGGCTACTGGATCCCACCCGTTGTTCTGAGTGGCCTCGACACCAAAAGTCGGGTGGTTTCTGAGGAGATCTTTGGGCCAGTTGTCACCGTGTCGGCTTTTGACTCGGAGGACGAGGCCGTCTCGCTGGCAAACGACAACATCAACGGGCTGGCGTGCATTGTCATGACCAACAACGTATCGCGGATGCGACGTGTTGGCGAAAGAATCGATGCTGGACTGGTATGGGTGAATTGCTGGCTTGTGCGGGAACTAGGCACGGCGTTTGGCGGCGTCAAGGCATCCGGAGTTGGTCGAGAGGGTGGCGCACATAGCCGTGATGTTTTTACCAATCTACGGACGCTGCATGTCCCCTCCTCCTGGTAG
- a CDS encoding VOC family protein (COG:S;~EggNog:ENOG410Q2G3;~InterPro:IPR009770;~PFAM:PF07063;~antiSMASH:Cluster_3.1), with protein sequence MQNGTERKHVPSADIRQAFAVAMSAMYSKEVPLYGKLLSLVGQTNQRVLENDPELREKLKPTDNLDRIHLERHGAIRVGRPDELRQVRRVLQVMNMLPTGYYDLAPAHLPVHATCFRAHEASELSKNSFRLFVSVLRPELIESDDLRQRATSILCRRRIFSDRMFAVLTIYESNGGLVEAEAEEFVHEAASAFQWHTSAAVSHAQYQEMSSESPILADIVAFKSPHINHLTPRVLGIDAVQSSMREWNIPVKDYIEGPPKRHCPILLRQTSFKSIEEPINFPVEADESENAKQCVPGRHKARFGEIEQRGAALTVKGRQLYDSLLAAAIKDSITPGDGAAFSQALTWQTRWCCIREFRRRASSNAKRGFTTHSKKHSHRLHILSIIRKHSSSYASIFYL encoded by the coding sequence ATGCAAAACGGAACTGAGCGCAAGCATGTCCCGTCAGCGGACATCAGGCAAGCCTTCGCGGTGGCCATGTCAGCCATGTACTCCAAGGAGGTCCCTCTGTATGGCAAACTGCTTAGTCTAGTTGGACAGACCAATCAGAGAGTACTCGAGAACGACCCTGAGCTTCGCGAAAAGCTCAAACCTACCGATAATCTCGACAGAATCCACTTAGAGCGTCACGGAGCCATTCGTGTCGGCAGGCCAGACGAGCTTCGCCAGGTCCGGCGCGTCCTGCAGGTCATGAATATGCTTCCTACTGGATATTATGATCTCGCACCGGCCCATCTCCCTGTGCACGCGACTTGTTTCCGAGCACATGAAGCATCCGAGCTCTCTAAAAATTCTTTCCGATTGTTCGTGTCCGTGCTCCGCCCAGAGCTGATTGAATCGGATGACCTTCGCCAACGCGCCACCAGCATTCTTTGCCGTCGGCGTATTTTCTCCGACAGGATGTTTGCGGTGCTGACCATCTATGAATCCAACGGTGGCCttgttgaagctgaagccgaagaatTTGTCCACGAAGCAGCCAGCGCCTTCCAGTGGCACACCTCGGCGGCAGTATCTCATGCGCAATACCAGGAGATGTCATCGGAAAGCCCTATTCTGGCAGACATTGTTGCCTTCAAGTCGCCGCACATCAACCACCTAACCCCACGAGTACTGGGCATTGACGCAGTCCAATCAAGCATGCGAGAATGGAACATACCCGTCAAAGACTACATCGAGGGTCCTCCCAAACGGCATTGTCCTATTCTTCTGCGGCAGACTAGCTTTAAATCCATCGAGGAACCAATCAACTTTCCTGTGGAGGCTGACGAATCTGAAAATGCAAAGCAATGTGTCCCCGGTAGGCACAAGGCACGCTTCGGCGAGATTGAGCAGCGAGGTGCGGCTCTTACGGTTAAAGGACGCCAGTTGTATGATTCCCTTCTGGCAGCAGCGATCAAGGATTCCATAACGCCCGGCGATGGCGCTGCGTTCTCTCAGGCGTTGACGTGGCAGACGAGATGGTGTTGTATCAGAGAATTCAGGAGGAGAGCATCGAGCAATGCAAAGCGTGGCTTTACAACGCATAGCAAAAAACATAGCCATCGGTTACATATTCTTTCTATAATACGAAAACATTCATCTAGCTATGCTTCAATTTTCTATTTGTAA